Part of the Dehalococcoidales bacterium genome is shown below.
GGGAGGCTACTACTCAGTTGCAGAAATACCAGCTAGTATGTTCCGTGGGGTGAGACCCTTCGCTATGCTCAGGGTGACACGCCACTGGCTTCAGTGGCGCAGAATCTGAATTTTGCGCGGATTTGTACAACTAGATACTACTGCCACTCACACCCTTAGCAGCAACATAGGTGCGATAATTTATTCAAGGAGGAACGGAAAGACATGGAAGCACCATCACTGGAACTACCATCGAAAGAGGTACTGCTCAAGCTGTATCGTGACCTCCTCACTGCCCGGCGGGGGGAGGCGGAGATATTTGCTATCCAGAGCAAGGCTACCGGTCGAGGAAGCGGTCATAGGGGTCCCGGGGAGGAAGCTATCCCGATAGCTATCCTTAATAACCTGACTGAGACCGACTGCTTTCACCCCAATTTCCGGACGTACTTCTGCCACTTCGCCAAGCCGGGCTTCACTCTCAAGGATGCGATTGCCCAGAGCCTGGGGAGAAGGTCCGAGCACCCGCTCATATTCACGCCGGAACTCGGTGCGATGGGCAGCAGTGGCACACTGGGAGAAGCCTCGGTGAGGTACGTCGGCGCGGCCGTGGCCAACGTCATCCAGAAGACCGGCGACGTGACTGTCTTCATACAGGGAGATGGGGCCAGCAATCGGGCACCCACTCATGAGGCGATGGTGGTTGCTGCGGCCTGGCAACTGCCGATAATTTTCGTCATCCAGAACAACAAGTATGGTATGGGTACCTCCTGGCGCAAGTCCTACAACATCGAGGACCTGTCTGTCAGGGGTGCCGGTTATGGAATGCCGCACGAGACTGTCGACGGCAATGACATGCTCAATATGTACCTTGTCGCTAAGAAGCATATCGATCGATGCCGCGCCGGTGGGGGGCCGAGTCTCATCTGTGCTGATACCTGGCGAATGCGAGCACACTATGAGGGGGACGCGCAGATATACCGTCCCAAGGGCGAGGCGCAGGACTGGCAAAAGTATGACCCGCTTATGCGGTATGAGAAACAGCTCATGGAACTCGGCGTTCTGTCCCAGGAGGACGTTGACAGACTGGAGGCGGAAGTAATAGCAGAGATAAATACCACCATCGAGGAAGTCGAGTCTATGGCGGTGCCGTCGTCCTATGAGGACTTCATGGCCAGTGCAATCGACGGATTATAGGATAGGATAGGTAAGGAGAGAAGACAAATGGCCGAGATTAGATAT
Proteins encoded:
- a CDS encoding thiamine pyrophosphate-dependent dehydrogenase E1 component subunit alpha, whose protein sequence is MEAPSLELPSKEVLLKLYRDLLTARRGEAEIFAIQSKATGRGSGHRGPGEEAIPIAILNNLTETDCFHPNFRTYFCHFAKPGFTLKDAIAQSLGRRSEHPLIFTPELGAMGSSGTLGEASVRYVGAAVANVIQKTGDVTVFIQGDGASNRAPTHEAMVVAAAWQLPIIFVIQNNKYGMGTSWRKSYNIEDLSVRGAGYGMPHETVDGNDMLNMYLVAKKHIDRCRAGGGPSLICADTWRMRAHYEGDAQIYRPKGEAQDWQKYDPLMRYEKQLMELGVLSQEDVDRLEAEVIAEINTTIEEVESMAVPSSYEDFMASAIDGL